In Synechocystis sp. PCC 6714, the following are encoded in one genomic region:
- a CDS encoding carboxymuconolactone decarboxylase family protein: protein MSEFKNAVLDDKDLQAGLSGINPQFGDFCTRVAGEAWGLPLIDQKTKALIVIAVDVANQTLNGPFQAHVDMARKQGATKEEIEEVLSFMCVYGGFNKAAGAFAALKEIFEPSA, encoded by the coding sequence ATGAGTGAGTTTAAAAATGCTGTGCTCGATGATAAAGACCTCCAGGCAGGCTTGAGCGGGATTAATCCCCAATTTGGTGATTTTTGCACCAGGGTAGCCGGAGAAGCCTGGGGCTTACCGTTGATTGATCAAAAAACTAAAGCCCTAATTGTCATTGCGGTGGATGTGGCCAACCAAACCCTAAACGGCCCTTTCCAAGCCCATGTGGATATGGCCCGGAAACAGGGAGCTACTAAGGAAGAAATCGAAGAAGTGCTCTCCTTTATGTGCGTTTATGGTGGATTTAATAAAGCTGCCGGAGCTTTTGCCGCCTTAAAAGAAATCTTTGAGCCATCTGCTTAA
- a CDS encoding DJ-1/PfpI family protein → MTTVKGKIGVLIEEHFDGTEYRWFNEYFPAQGYEVEYISHLWGQPELKFGSNPENDQVEYHVTVTTEVNDIDPVDYKGIIAIGAYAMDRLRYQATVKKGEKNQAPAVVFLRQAVATKGLKLGTICHSLWLFCADPDLLKGKKVTCAHNIICDVENAGADVVYEGDQTAELVIDGDLITGKHPGMIEQFVKTFIEQIEA, encoded by the coding sequence ATGACTACCGTGAAAGGCAAAATTGGTGTCTTAATTGAAGAACATTTTGATGGCACTGAATATCGCTGGTTTAATGAATATTTTCCTGCCCAGGGTTATGAAGTGGAATATATTAGCCATCTGTGGGGGCAACCGGAACTAAAATTTGGTTCTAACCCTGAAAATGATCAGGTGGAATACCACGTTACTGTCACTACGGAAGTTAATGACATAGATCCCGTGGATTATAAAGGTATCATTGCCATTGGAGCCTATGCTATGGACCGCCTAAGGTACCAAGCCACTGTCAAAAAAGGTGAAAAAAATCAGGCACCAGCGGTGGTTTTTCTGCGTCAAGCAGTGGCAACCAAAGGTCTCAAACTAGGAACTATTTGCCATAGTTTGTGGTTATTCTGTGCCGACCCAGATTTGCTTAAGGGCAAAAAAGTAACCTGTGCCCACAACATTATTTGTGACGTGGAAAATGCCGGGGCTGATGTGGTCTATGAAGGGGATCAGACCGCCGAGTTGGTAATTGACGGCGATCTAATTACCGGCAAACATCCCGGCATGATTGAACAATTTGTCAAGACCTTTATCGAGCAAATTGAAGCTTAA
- a CDS encoding anti-sigma factor antagonist, which produces MAFSIELETINGQAKLTLIGELDGGTAPLFKEKIEAAAEANATKLVLFMDQLEYMSSAGLRVLVFAKQKMGTGVEIFLVGTQEMVNDTIEQTGLHQSFHMVDSYDFTA; this is translated from the coding sequence ATGGCTTTTAGCATTGAATTGGAGACCATTAATGGTCAAGCAAAATTAACCCTGATTGGCGAGTTGGATGGGGGTACTGCTCCATTGTTCAAGGAAAAAATCGAAGCCGCCGCCGAGGCTAACGCGACCAAATTGGTTTTATTTATGGATCAATTGGAATACATGTCCAGTGCGGGGCTCAGGGTTTTAGTGTTTGCCAAACAAAAGATGGGAACGGGGGTGGAAATTTTCTTGGTGGGAACCCAGGAAATGGTAAACGACACCATCGAGCAAACTGGATTACACCAAAGTTTTCACATGGTGGATAGTTACGACTTTACGGCCTAA
- a CDS encoding AEC family transporter, which translates to MNSLVTIIIRLYFPITVAILIGVTLSFCLEKLQGKILKSVQLSPSTAQYLGKFLFWLGVPLGIINFIRKANLSGAVWLSPIVAWCAILLGLFLSWLWLQTRRPSFSSDSQISFTLVSTVGNTGYIGFPIILLLPQLGPEYFGWAILYDLLGTFLAAYGLGSILANRSILLKQNKLNILSSNPSHSFTKQAKKSSALRLILIGIIRWLKDNLAILIKNPSLIAFVLGLMLRLVTFPDWLDICLGWFAWSVIMTALVLMGMRLQQLDSWGNIKIAFSAVSIKMFLVPLLIAMALTSLGFSGPSCLVLVLQSAMPSAFATLVLAEAYDLDRDLVVTSLGLSSLALFATLPFWLWGFATW; encoded by the coding sequence ATGAATTCCCTGGTTACTATTATTATTCGTCTTTATTTTCCCATTACCGTAGCTATTTTAATTGGCGTTACATTGAGCTTTTGCTTAGAAAAATTACAGGGTAAAATCTTAAAATCAGTCCAGCTTTCCCCAAGCACTGCTCAGTATTTGGGGAAATTTCTTTTTTGGCTAGGGGTTCCCCTAGGAATAATCAATTTTATTCGTAAAGCAAACCTGTCGGGGGCTGTTTGGCTATCTCCTATTGTTGCTTGGTGTGCAATTTTGCTCGGACTTTTTCTCAGCTGGCTCTGGCTGCAAACCCGTCGCCCTAGCTTTTCCTCCGATTCCCAAATTAGCTTCACCCTAGTCAGTACAGTTGGCAATACTGGTTATATTGGCTTTCCGATTATTCTACTGCTTCCCCAACTGGGACCAGAATATTTTGGTTGGGCCATTTTATATGATCTTTTAGGAACTTTTTTAGCCGCCTATGGCCTTGGATCAATTTTAGCTAACCGTAGCATTTTATTGAAGCAGAACAAACTGAATATACTTTCCTCAAATCCATCCCATTCTTTTACAAAGCAGGCAAAAAAAAGTAGTGCTTTAAGATTAATTTTGATCGGAATTATTCGTTGGCTCAAGGATAATTTAGCAATTTTAATTAAAAACCCTAGCCTAATTGCTTTTGTTCTGGGTTTAATGTTGAGACTAGTGACTTTTCCTGATTGGTTAGATATTTGTTTAGGGTGGTTTGCCTGGTCAGTTATAATGACTGCTTTGGTGTTGATGGGCATGCGGCTGCAACAGCTTGACTCCTGGGGTAATATCAAGATTGCTTTCAGCGCAGTCTCAATTAAAATGTTTTTAGTCCCTTTACTTATTGCTATGGCACTGACTAGTTTGGGATTTAGTGGACCTTCTTGCCTAGTATTGGTGTTGCAATCTGCAATGCCCTCTGCTTTCGCTACTTTAGTATTGGCGGAGGCCTATGATTTAGATAGGGATTTGGTGGTAACTTCTTTGGGGTTGAGTTCCTTGGCATTATTTGCCACCTTACCCTTTTGGCTATGGGGCTTTGCTACTTGGTAA
- a CDS encoding ABC transporter substrate-binding protein, with amino-acid sequence MSFSLGICLVTFSSLSLVGCRYGQVNTILSNANENVLNVWWSEGYYPEETEAIQASVNAWKAENETDVQITFFSEKDLVQQVENAMKAGNPPDIIYSYSIDLVLLPQLAWQGKLADVSSIIEPIKQLYFPEALKNVYYFNNQTKKRSYYAVPISQQTTYIHYWQDLLIQAGVDGGNLPKEWESFWRLWETAQNTLRNQGVSDIYAIGLPMSMVATDTFTVFEQFLEAYDVELLDAQGSLRLDDPQVRQGIIRALEAYTAPYLNKFVPPNATEWGDPDNNINFLSNGALMTANGSLSIPGSQRGDEVNYFQRMRTIPWPNKPNNTPMRYVTSVKQIGILAETDRLEEAKSLVAFLIEPENLETYLQGAQGRFLPVMPAITESEFWSNGKDPHISVAITQFANARSSYVVDNPAYSEVLAQNIWGQAIYAVATEKLTPEKATDQAIEKITNIFRQWK; translated from the coding sequence TTGTCCTTTTCCCTAGGCATCTGCCTAGTCACGTTTAGCTCCCTTAGTTTAGTTGGCTGCCGCTATGGACAAGTTAATACTATTTTATCTAACGCCAATGAAAATGTACTAAATGTCTGGTGGAGTGAAGGATATTATCCGGAGGAAACGGAAGCAATTCAAGCCTCAGTTAATGCCTGGAAAGCCGAGAATGAAACTGATGTCCAAATAACTTTTTTTAGTGAAAAAGATTTAGTACAACAAGTGGAAAACGCCATGAAAGCTGGCAATCCTCCTGACATTATCTATAGTTATAGCATTGACTTGGTATTATTGCCCCAGCTAGCTTGGCAAGGAAAATTAGCTGATGTTTCTAGCATTATTGAGCCGATCAAACAGTTATATTTCCCTGAAGCACTCAAAAATGTTTACTATTTCAACAACCAAACAAAAAAACGTTCCTATTATGCAGTGCCCATTTCTCAACAAACAACATATATTCACTATTGGCAAGATTTACTAATCCAAGCCGGTGTTGATGGGGGCAATCTGCCCAAAGAATGGGAAAGTTTTTGGCGCCTATGGGAAACGGCCCAGAATACTCTCAGGAACCAAGGTGTGAGTGATATTTATGCCATTGGTTTGCCAATGTCTATGGTGGCAACGGACACTTTTACGGTGTTTGAGCAGTTTTTGGAAGCCTATGACGTGGAACTTCTAGATGCACAGGGTAGCCTTCGTTTGGATGATCCCCAGGTTCGCCAGGGCATCATTAGGGCTCTGGAAGCTTACACCGCTCCTTATCTAAACAAATTTGTTCCCCCCAATGCCACAGAATGGGGAGACCCAGACAATAATATTAATTTTTTGAGTAATGGCGCTTTGATGACAGCCAACGGTTCTTTGTCCATCCCCGGCTCCCAAAGGGGAGACGAAGTTAACTATTTTCAGCGGATGCGGACAATTCCCTGGCCTAATAAGCCCAATAACACTCCCATGCGCTATGTAACTTCCGTTAAACAAATCGGCATTCTGGCGGAGACCGATCGCCTGGAAGAGGCTAAAAGTCTTGTCGCTTTCCTAATCGAGCCGGAAAATTTGGAAACCTATTTACAAGGGGCCCAGGGCCGCTTTTTACCCGTTATGCCGGCGATCACCGAGAGTGAATTTTGGTCTAATGGAAAGGATCCCCATATTTCCGTGGCTATCACCCAATTTGCCAATGCCCGTAGTTCCTATGTGGTGGACAACCCAGCCTATAGTGAAGTTTTAGCTCAGAATATCTGGGGGCAGGCCATTTACGCCGTTGCTACTGAGAAATTAACCCCTGAAAAGGCGACAGATCAGGCTATAGAGAAAATAACTAATATTTTTCGTCAATGGAAGTAG
- a CDS encoding anti-sigma factor antagonist, which produces MDIQINQQEDITVVTLSGEVDANTAPKIHEVILPLAEPGAKILLDMTAVPYMSSAGLRLLLYLYRQTKGNSAQLVLVGLSEELLDTMAVTGFLDFFSICPTLAEGKNAFS; this is translated from the coding sequence ATGGATATTCAAATTAATCAACAGGAAGACATTACCGTTGTCACCCTTAGCGGGGAAGTGGACGCCAACACGGCCCCGAAAATCCATGAAGTGATTCTGCCCCTAGCGGAACCAGGAGCAAAAATACTTTTAGACATGACCGCAGTGCCCTACATGTCCAGTGCTGGGCTCCGGCTTTTGCTATACCTCTATCGCCAGACCAAAGGCAACTCGGCCCAGCTCGTTTTAGTCGGTCTGTCGGAAGAACTGCTGGACACCATGGCTGTGACTGGTTTTCTCGACTTTTTTTCGATTTGTCCCACCCTTGCCGAAGGCAAAAACGCATTTTCTTAG
- the glgX gene encoding glycogen debranching protein GlgX codes for MERIDVHPTHTSNGYQLRCGQPFPFGATIVPGGVNFSIYSSHSTACTLVLFEKRAPQPFVEIPFPESFRIGNVYCMVVFDLDFENLEYGYRMEGPNNFQQGHWFDPSKVLLDPYAKVVSGRDVWGTQPNWDDIYQHRGRLSFDDFDWENDSPLDVPLEDMVIYEMHVRGFTKDPSSGVKENHRGTFAGILAKIPYLQELGINTVELMPVFEFDEFEHSRYHPETGEFLVNYWGYSTVNFFAPKAGYAATGKFGMQIDELKNLVKELHKVGISVILDVVFNHTAEGNERGPTISFRGLDNKTYYMLTPEGYYFNFSGTGNTLNCNNPIVRGMVLDCLRYWTAEFHIDGFRFDLASILGRDPWGYPLANPPLLETLAFDPILARSKLIAEAWDAGGLYQVGSFPSYGRWAEWNGKYRDSVRKFIKGDAGVIGEMAQRLQGSPDLYRGAGRPPSTSINFVTAHDGFTLADLVAYNGKHNYANGENGNDGANDNYSWNCGVEGATDNPDILKLRARQMRNAIAILLVSQGVPMLLMGDEMGKTQGGNNNTYCHDSPLNWLNWHLVEQNQDWFRFVKHCIAFRLAHPVLRNSEHFQNCDYLGVGFPDISWHGVKAWHADWSSDGRVLAFMLCGQHAKGGRVKDNQIYVAMNMHYESLWFELPAPPVGTAWHVFANTGAQPPEDIHAPGQEPPLESQSSLLIGDRSVVILIAK; via the coding sequence ATGGAACGCATTGATGTCCATCCAACCCACACCAGCAACGGTTATCAGCTCCGCTGCGGCCAGCCCTTTCCTTTCGGAGCCACCATTGTGCCAGGGGGGGTCAACTTTTCTATTTACTCTAGCCATAGCACCGCTTGCACCCTAGTACTATTCGAGAAGCGGGCTCCCCAGCCTTTTGTGGAGATTCCTTTTCCAGAATCCTTCCGCATTGGTAATGTCTATTGCATGGTGGTGTTTGACCTGGATTTCGAAAATCTGGAATACGGCTATCGCATGGAAGGGCCCAATAACTTCCAGCAGGGCCATTGGTTCGACCCCAGTAAAGTACTTCTTGATCCCTACGCCAAAGTTGTCAGTGGCCGGGATGTTTGGGGGACCCAACCTAATTGGGACGATATCTACCAACATCGGGGACGCCTCAGCTTTGACGATTTTGATTGGGAAAACGACTCCCCCTTGGATGTTCCCCTCGAAGACATGGTCATTTATGAAATGCATGTGCGGGGTTTCACCAAAGACCCTTCCTCTGGGGTAAAGGAAAATCACCGGGGGACCTTTGCCGGCATTCTGGCCAAAATTCCCTATCTACAGGAATTGGGCATTAATACCGTTGAATTGATGCCGGTGTTTGAGTTTGATGAATTTGAACATAGCCGTTACCATCCAGAAACGGGGGAATTTTTAGTTAACTACTGGGGCTATAGCACCGTTAATTTTTTTGCTCCCAAAGCAGGTTACGCGGCCACTGGCAAATTTGGCATGCAGATTGATGAGTTGAAAAACCTAGTCAAGGAACTGCATAAAGTAGGCATTTCCGTCATTTTGGACGTGGTGTTCAACCATACGGCAGAGGGCAATGAAAGGGGTCCCACCATTTCCTTTCGGGGATTGGATAACAAAACCTATTACATGCTTACCCCGGAGGGTTACTATTTCAACTTTAGTGGCACCGGCAATACCCTCAATTGCAATAACCCCATTGTGCGGGGCATGGTGCTGGACTGTCTGCGCTACTGGACAGCGGAATTTCACATTGATGGTTTTCGCTTTGATTTGGCCTCCATTTTGGGTCGGGATCCCTGGGGCTATCCTTTGGCCAATCCACCTCTATTGGAAACCCTCGCCTTTGACCCTATTTTGGCCCGGTCTAAATTGATTGCTGAAGCCTGGGATGCAGGTGGCTTATACCAAGTCGGGTCTTTTCCCAGTTATGGCCGCTGGGCGGAGTGGAATGGAAAATACCGAGATTCGGTGCGAAAATTTATCAAAGGGGATGCGGGAGTGATTGGGGAAATGGCCCAACGGCTACAGGGTTCCCCAGACCTTTACCGGGGAGCCGGGCGACCGCCCTCCACTTCAATCAATTTTGTGACCGCCCACGACGGCTTCACCCTGGCAGATTTAGTAGCCTATAACGGCAAACATAACTATGCCAATGGGGAAAATGGCAATGATGGAGCCAATGACAACTACAGCTGGAACTGTGGGGTGGAAGGTGCTACCGATAACCCCGATATCCTTAAACTCCGGGCTCGGCAAATGCGGAATGCAATCGCCATTTTGTTGGTGAGCCAGGGGGTGCCCATGCTGTTGATGGGGGATGAGATGGGCAAAACCCAGGGGGGCAATAATAATACCTATTGCCATGATTCCCCTTTGAATTGGCTCAATTGGCATTTAGTCGAACAAAACCAGGATTGGTTTCGGTTTGTCAAACACTGCATTGCTTTCCGCTTAGCCCATCCCGTGTTGCGCAATAGTGAACATTTCCAAAACTGCGATTACCTTGGTGTGGGATTTCCCGATATTAGTTGGCATGGGGTCAAGGCTTGGCATGCCGATTGGTCCTCCGATGGCCGGGTTCTAGCTTTTATGCTTTGTGGTCAACACGCTAAAGGTGGCCGAGTTAAAGATAACCAAATCTATGTGGCTATGAATATGCACTACGAGAGTCTCTGGTTTGAACTGCCAGCTCCTCCAGTGGGCACAGCTTGGCACGTTTTTGCCAACACAGGAGCCCAGCCCCCGGAAGATATACATGCCCCCGGCCAGGAACCCCCCCTCGAATCCCAGTCGTCCTTGCTCATTGGCGATCGAAGTGTGGTTATCCTAATCGCTAAATAA
- a CDS encoding SpoIIE family protein phosphatase, translating into MPMKLIQSFMKSIRFRIVGLLLLCLIPSTLGGIFLLDLYTERQLKKIARKDLEGHAKLTAQMIRRLDEERQENTAFVASQPEIVNFQAEQARFFLNEFIKFHQWRGFFLVVNREGKIVASSDGYHSTKPLPLKRWSEEVAQAHRHLNRLFPGKDYNESKDCLIMPILSPGSKVQIGIIVECLPLPVIAELVQNIAKDAELDRILLVNYQGYIYADTSIKKYTNLENKQDSPLVNQLLNNRDGIIYSEGQFAYLSPIHLRGSKTWGIILEDSEASIEGAIFDINRVGYLLVVVIGIIVAVSSWMVIHHSTIPILQLTSASRAMAEGNLDYPITVRGEDEIGILGNSFIHMRNQIKTLIAQEIKDGMNRLELEKGRQIQQNFLPISLPNLPQWEINAVFEPARSVSGDFYDAFLLGDDYLAIVIGDVCDKGVGAAMFMGLFRSLLRVFSGATMPGDTCIRDANYKCRASDNDDDDGKKTVIVQFLNAVRLTNDYIATEHGDMVMFATLFFGVIDIKNGNLSYINAGHEPVFILNSQGIKHKLKSTGPAVGMMPQSTFTINSLAIDTGDMLIGYTDGVTDARSPNKEFFGRQRLMTMLTENFSARTEILTVIKQELISHIDNSIQFDDITMIAVYRN; encoded by the coding sequence ATCCCCATGAAACTGATTCAATCTTTCATGAAATCAATTCGGTTTCGCATTGTTGGGCTCCTCCTACTCTGCCTCATTCCCTCTACTTTGGGAGGGATTTTTTTGCTGGATTTATACACAGAAAGACAGTTAAAAAAGATTGCCAGAAAAGATTTGGAAGGCCATGCCAAGCTGACCGCTCAGATGATACGCCGATTAGATGAAGAGCGCCAAGAAAATACTGCCTTTGTCGCCTCCCAACCCGAAATAGTCAATTTTCAAGCTGAGCAAGCTCGTTTTTTTTTAAATGAATTTATTAAGTTTCACCAATGGCGGGGCTTCTTTCTCGTAGTTAACCGGGAGGGAAAAATAGTTGCCAGCAGTGATGGCTATCATTCCACCAAGCCTTTACCTCTCAAGCGTTGGTCAGAGGAAGTAGCACAGGCACATAGACATTTAAACCGATTGTTTCCCGGCAAAGATTACAATGAGAGCAAGGATTGTCTGATTATGCCGATTCTTAGCCCCGGTTCCAAGGTCCAGATTGGCATTATTGTTGAATGTTTACCTCTCCCAGTTATTGCTGAATTAGTGCAGAACATAGCCAAAGATGCAGAGCTGGACAGAATTTTATTAGTTAATTACCAGGGCTATATTTATGCGGACACAAGTATTAAAAAATATACTAATCTAGAAAATAAACAGGACTCTCCCCTCGTTAACCAGCTTCTCAATAACCGCGATGGCATCATTTACAGCGAAGGTCAGTTTGCCTACCTTTCCCCCATCCATTTACGGGGATCTAAAACTTGGGGCATTATTTTAGAGGATTCAGAGGCCAGTATTGAAGGGGCTATTTTCGACATCAATCGAGTTGGTTACCTATTAGTGGTGGTGATTGGTATTATTGTTGCCGTTTCTTCTTGGATGGTTATTCATCACAGTACTATTCCTATTTTGCAATTAACCAGCGCTTCCCGGGCCATGGCTGAGGGAAATTTGGACTATCCCATCACAGTACGAGGTGAGGATGAAATTGGTATTTTGGGCAATAGTTTCATCCACATGAGAAATCAAATCAAAACCTTGATTGCCCAGGAAATTAAGGATGGGATGAATCGTCTAGAGCTAGAAAAAGGCCGACAAATTCAACAAAACTTTCTACCTATTAGTTTACCTAATCTACCCCAGTGGGAGATAAATGCAGTTTTTGAGCCAGCGCGGTCTGTTTCTGGTGATTTTTATGATGCTTTTCTATTGGGGGATGATTATTTGGCGATCGTCATTGGTGATGTCTGTGATAAAGGGGTAGGCGCCGCCATGTTTATGGGCCTATTTCGCAGCCTGTTAAGGGTATTTTCAGGGGCAACTATGCCTGGGGATACCTGTATCCGGGATGCTAACTATAAGTGTAGGGCTAGTGATAATGACGATGATGACGGCAAAAAAACAGTTATTGTTCAATTTTTAAATGCAGTGCGACTCACCAATGATTACATTGCCACTGAACATGGGGATATGGTGATGTTTGCTACCTTATTTTTCGGGGTCATTGATATTAAGAACGGCAACTTAAGTTATATCAATGCCGGCCATGAGCCAGTTTTTATTTTAAATTCTCAGGGCATTAAACATAAATTAAAATCCACAGGTCCAGCGGTGGGCATGATGCCCCAATCCACTTTTACCATCAATAGCTTGGCAATCGATACTGGGGATATGTTAATTGGCTATACTGATGGTGTTACCGATGCAAGATCCCCAAATAAAGAATTTTTTGGTCGCCAACGACTAATGACAATGTTAACGGAAAATTTCTCAGCAAGGACAGAAATTTTAACCGTAATCAAGCAGGAATTAATTAGTCATATTGATAATTCCATTCAGTTTGATGACATTACCATGATTGCTGTTTATCGTAATTAA
- a CDS encoding anti-sigma regulatory factor, with amino-acid sequence MSILTFPADLDALNSIGKHILSQAQAVGLPKKRAYKLRLAVDELVTNIINYGYAQTPGHNQISIELEADENKLTVTMVDTGIAYDPRDRQFDQSILSLEAEERPIGGLGIFLALQSVDEFTYEVKGDKNISCLVMNLDSADND; translated from the coding sequence ATGAGTATTTTAACTTTTCCTGCTGACTTAGATGCTTTAAATAGCATTGGCAAGCATATCTTAAGCCAGGCCCAAGCAGTGGGATTACCGAAAAAAAGAGCCTATAAGTTAAGGTTGGCGGTGGACGAATTGGTTACTAATATCATTAATTATGGCTATGCTCAAACGCCAGGGCATAATCAAATTAGCATAGAATTGGAAGCAGATGAAAATAAATTGACCGTCACCATGGTGGATACTGGTATTGCCTATGATCCCCGCGATCGCCAGTTTGATCAATCAATTCTTAGTCTAGAGGCGGAAGAGCGGCCCATCGGCGGATTAGGAATTTTTTTAGCATTACAAAGTGTGGATGAATTTACTTATGAAGTTAAGGGCGATAAAAATATTAGTTGTCTAGTTATGAACCTTGATTCTGCCGACAATGATTAG
- a CDS encoding putative quinol monooxygenase has protein sequence MEVNFFLSGNRTSWLKRGFALIFTLLVLASVFLFPSSSWADATKAVDDPIVVAGNIKVRPDKREEFIALSQTFIEPSRSEPGCISYSFYEDETEANTFLFFEVWRNRLALDEHFQTPYFHEFVEKSPDLLAKPAEITIYKIAETQTL, from the coding sequence ATGGAAGTTAATTTTTTCTTATCTGGCAACAGGACTTCCTGGCTAAAAAGAGGGTTTGCCCTGATCTTTACCCTTCTTGTCCTTGCTAGCGTTTTTTTGTTTCCATCCTCCAGCTGGGCTGATGCCACAAAAGCAGTTGACGATCCAATTGTGGTGGCAGGCAACATCAAAGTAAGGCCAGATAAAAGAGAAGAATTTATTGCCCTATCTCAAACATTTATTGAGCCTTCTCGGTCAGAGCCCGGCTGTATTTCCTACAGTTTTTACGAGGATGAAACAGAAGCTAACACCTTTCTATTTTTTGAAGTGTGGCGCAATCGATTAGCTCTAGACGAACATTTTCAGACCCCATACTTCCATGAATTTGTTGAAAAATCCCCGGATTTATTGGCCAAGCCAGCGGAAATTACAATTTATAAAATAGCTGAAACTCAAACTCTATAA
- a CDS encoding AGE family epimerase/isomerase: MSPKINFPFSDLIAGYVTSYDQQGGTFGLKTSAGQEFQVKLSPMAYAKVIQNFDEAYIDATATMGSWLTPGRFLFVYGVFYPDSDIFDGKQVVFAGKKIEEYVFEKQDWWIKQVYALGKFYVKAQFGEDAIDYRHYRTDLSVSGQRSAVNFRQETDTISRLVYGFATAFMMTGEDQFLEAAEKGTEYLREHMRFVDKDEDIVYWYHAIDVQGEKEQKIFASEFGDDYDAIPAYEQIYALAGPIQTYRCTGDRRILHDAEQTIKLFDKFFLDKSEYGGYFSHLDPLMLDPRSESLGANRARKNWNSVGDHAPAYLINLWLATGEEKYADMLEYTFDTIEKYFPDYDHSPFVQERF; this comes from the coding sequence ATGAGTCCTAAAATTAACTTTCCTTTTTCTGATCTGATTGCGGGTTATGTGACAAGTTACGACCAACAAGGAGGCACTTTTGGTCTCAAAACCTCCGCTGGTCAGGAGTTTCAGGTCAAGCTCAGCCCCATGGCCTATGCCAAGGTGATCCAAAACTTTGATGAAGCCTATATCGATGCCACCGCCACCATGGGCAGCTGGTTAACCCCTGGCAGATTTCTATTTGTTTACGGTGTTTTTTATCCGGACAGCGATATTTTTGACGGCAAACAAGTGGTTTTCGCCGGCAAAAAAATTGAGGAATATGTTTTTGAAAAGCAGGATTGGTGGATTAAACAGGTTTACGCCCTGGGCAAATTTTATGTGAAGGCCCAGTTTGGTGAGGATGCCATCGATTATCGCCATTATCGGACTGACCTTTCCGTCAGTGGTCAACGGTCTGCTGTGAATTTTCGCCAGGAAACCGACACCATTTCCCGGTTGGTTTATGGCTTTGCCACCGCGTTTATGATGACCGGAGAGGATCAGTTTCTGGAAGCGGCGGAAAAGGGCACGGAATACCTGCGGGAGCATATGCGCTTTGTTGATAAGGACGAAGATATTGTCTACTGGTACCACGCCATCGATGTGCAGGGGGAAAAGGAACAAAAAATCTTTGCTTCGGAATTTGGCGATGACTATGATGCCATTCCCGCCTACGAACAGATTTATGCTCTGGCGGGGCCGATCCAAACCTACCGTTGCACCGGCGATCGCCGTATTCTCCATGACGCAGAACAAACTATTAAGCTATTCGACAAATTCTTTCTGGACAAAAGCGAATATGGCGGCTATTTTTCCCATCTAGATCCGTTGATGTTGGATCCCCGCAGTGAATCCCTCGGGGCAAATCGGGCCCGGAAAAACTGGAACTCCGTCGGGGATCATGCTCCGGCCTATTTGATTAATCTTTGGCTTGCCACCGGGGAAGAAAAATACGCCGATATGTTGGAGTATACCTTCGACACCATTGAGAAATATTTCCCTGACTACGACCATAGTCCCTTTGTCCAAGAGCGTTTTTAG